In a genomic window of Pontibacter liquoris:
- the gap gene encoding type I glyceraldehyde-3-phosphate dehydrogenase, whose product MSKIKVAINGFGRIGRLTFRALLAKENVEVVAINDLTDTTTLAHLLKYDSVHGRFSGTVEATKDGIIVNGTEIKITAEREPKNLPWGKLGVDVVLESTGRFVDEQSAGGHLEAGARKVVISAPAKGNIPTVVLGVNEDILTGDETIVSNASCTTNCLAPMAKVLDDAFGIEKGYITTVHAYTADQNLQDGPHKDLRRARAAAYSIVPTSTGAAKAVGLVLPHLKGKLDGVAMRVPIPDGSLTDLTCILKRAATKEEINAVMKKAAEGDLKGILEYTEDPIVSIDIVGNPHSCIFDAELTSANETLVKVVGWYDNETGYSNRAADLIARLG is encoded by the coding sequence ATGTCTAAAATAAAAGTTGCAATAAACGGGTTTGGCCGTATTGGCAGGCTTACTTTTAGGGCACTGCTTGCGAAAGAAAACGTAGAAGTAGTAGCTATCAACGACCTTACAGATACCACCACGCTTGCGCATTTACTTAAATATGACTCCGTGCACGGCCGGTTTAGTGGCACAGTGGAGGCTACAAAAGATGGTATCATTGTAAATGGTACCGAGATCAAGATCACAGCGGAGCGCGAGCCAAAGAACCTGCCCTGGGGCAAGCTTGGCGTTGACGTTGTGCTGGAGTCTACCGGCCGTTTTGTGGATGAGCAAAGCGCTGGCGGCCACCTGGAAGCAGGCGCCCGTAAAGTAGTGATCTCTGCACCTGCCAAAGGCAATATCCCGACCGTTGTGTTAGGTGTGAACGAAGATATTCTGACTGGCGACGAAACCATCGTTTCGAATGCCTCCTGTACAACCAACTGCCTTGCGCCAATGGCCAAGGTACTGGACGATGCCTTCGGAATCGAGAAAGGATACATCACCACCGTACATGCTTATACAGCAGACCAGAACCTGCAGGATGGCCCGCACAAAGACTTGCGCAGAGCTCGTGCTGCTGCCTATTCTATTGTGCCTACCTCTACAGGAGCAGCAAAAGCTGTTGGCCTGGTGTTGCCTCACCTGAAAGGCAAGCTGGATGGTGTGGCCATGCGCGTTCCTATTCCGGATGGTTCACTGACTGACCTTACCTGTATCCTGAAAAGAGCAGCCACTAAGGAGGAGATCAATGCCGTAATGAAGAAAGCGGCAGAAGGTGACCTGAAAGGCATTCTGGAGTATACCGAAGACCCGATCGTTTCAATTGACATCGTAGGCAACCCGCATTCCTGTATCTTCGACGCGGAACTGACTTCTGCCAACGAAACATTGGTAAAAGTAGTAGGCTGGTACGACAACGAAACCGGTTATTCTAACCGTGCTGCCGACCTGATCGCCCGTCTGGGGTAA
- a CDS encoding helix-turn-helix domain-containing protein — protein sequence MNVQIKLAECLIKLEALITKINLSQKKVFTLQEAAAYSGLSESFLYKLTSNGLIPHYKPEKKRIYFDREELEAWLLRNPVRTAESIEANAATYVTLNRKSA from the coding sequence ATGAATGTACAAATCAAACTGGCAGAGTGCCTTATTAAACTGGAGGCACTCATCACCAAAATTAACCTGAGCCAGAAGAAGGTTTTTACGCTGCAGGAAGCTGCTGCTTATAGCGGCCTTTCAGAGTCTTTCCTGTACAAGCTCACCTCCAACGGGCTTATACCGCATTATAAACCTGAAAAGAAGCGGATATACTTTGACCGCGAGGAACTGGAGGCCTGGCTGTTGCGCAACCCCGTAAGGACAGCAGAATCGATAGAGGCTAATGCTGCCACCTATGTGACACTGAACAGGAAAAGCGCATAA
- a CDS encoding site-specific integrase encodes MSVTLRKKSLASGKYSYYLDYYINGERKYEFLKLKTHKRPKDETEKQHNKDTTMLAESIRSKRELQINSSEHGFEAVLQKSINFLSYYEQFVANYPKKDKRLASASLQYFKTFIGKDYIKPADVTEQLCIDFKEYLCQKLNGETPVNYFSKFKKMLRQAVREKVLTTNPAADVLNRRGISVKKDILSVEEIQKLATVTCGNAEVKRAFLFACNTGLRYCDIKELSWANINESILKVTQAKTGKPVIMLLNKSAKRLLAQPADIEEKIFTLPSHTGISKSLKSWAKRAGVQKHITFHVARHSFATNLIIYKNDVNTVSSLMGHSSLVETQKYVRVVKALTEQAVNSLPELTF; translated from the coding sequence ATGAGTGTAACTTTAAGAAAGAAATCTCTTGCCAGCGGCAAGTATAGTTATTACCTGGACTACTATATTAATGGGGAAAGAAAGTATGAATTCCTCAAACTCAAGACCCACAAGCGTCCTAAAGACGAAACTGAAAAGCAACATAACAAAGACACCACCATGTTGGCAGAGAGCATCCGCTCGAAGCGGGAGCTACAGATCAACAGCTCCGAGCATGGCTTTGAGGCAGTTCTACAGAAGAGCATTAACTTCCTCTCCTACTACGAGCAGTTCGTGGCCAACTACCCTAAGAAGGACAAACGCCTGGCTTCTGCCTCCCTGCAGTACTTTAAGACATTTATAGGTAAAGACTATATCAAGCCTGCTGATGTTACCGAACAGCTCTGCATTGACTTTAAGGAGTACCTCTGCCAGAAACTCAATGGAGAGACTCCGGTCAATTATTTTTCCAAGTTCAAGAAGATGCTCCGCCAGGCTGTACGCGAGAAAGTACTGACAACCAATCCTGCGGCAGATGTGCTCAACAGAAGAGGTATAAGCGTGAAAAAAGATATCCTGTCAGTAGAGGAGATCCAGAAGCTGGCAACTGTCACGTGCGGCAATGCCGAGGTAAAGCGTGCCTTTCTTTTCGCCTGCAACACCGGCCTGCGCTACTGTGACATCAAAGAGCTCAGTTGGGCCAACATCAACGAAAGCATCCTGAAAGTAACCCAGGCCAAGACAGGCAAACCCGTGATCATGCTGCTGAATAAATCAGCAAAGCGACTCTTAGCACAGCCAGCAGACATAGAGGAGAAAATCTTTACCCTGCCCTCCCATACTGGTATTTCGAAATCACTGAAAAGCTGGGCCAAGAGAGCAGGCGTGCAGAAGCATATCACCTTCCACGTAGCGCGCCATTCATTTGCCACCAACCTGATCATATACAAAAACGACGTCAATACCGTATCATCTCTTATGGGACATTCATCACTAGTCGAGACACAGAAGTACGTGCGTGTGGTGAAGGCACTAACGGAGCAGGCTGTGAACAGTCTGCCTGAACTGACATTTTAA